In one Lycorma delicatula isolate Av1 chromosome 5, ASM4794821v1, whole genome shotgun sequence genomic region, the following are encoded:
- the IntS11 gene encoding integrator complex subunit 11: MPEIRVTPLGAGQDVGRSCILLTIGRKNVMLDCGMHMGYNDERKFPDFSFITAEGPVTSFIDCVIISHFHLDHCGALPYLTEMIGYTGPIYMTHPTKAIAPILLEDMRKVAVEKKGESNFFTSQMIKDCMKKVIAVTLHQSVMVDSQLEIKAYYAGHVLGAAMFSIKVGSQSVVYTGDYNMTPDRHLGAAWIDKCRPDLLITESTYATTIRDSKRCRERDFLKKVHECIDRGGKVLIPVFALGRAQELCILLETYWERMNLKIPVYFAVGLTEKANNYYKMFITWTNQKIRKTFVQRNMFDFKHIKPFDKSYIDNPGAMVVFATPGMLHAGLSLQIFKKWAPNENNMVIMPGFCVVGTVGHKVLSGAKKIEFENRQMVEVKMSVQYMSFSAHADAKGIMQLIQYCEPKNVMLVHGEAPKMEFLKEKIRKEFNINCFMPANGQTVAIDTPYHISIDVSLPLLKAESVKYNSQPPDPKKPRVIHGVLVVKDSSMCLMDVEDACKEAGINRHIIRFTSTVRLDDPGPASQTTEKLQTLFNEKLQNFNIQITDGSISIESVLVKVEGGEDEQKNVYVSWTNQDEELGSVILEILQNMGDSI; this comes from the exons ATGCCGGAAATAAGAGTTACTCCTTTAGGAGCTGGTCAGGATGTAGGAAGGAGTTGTATACTATTAACAATTGGACGTAAAAATGTAATGCTTGATTGTGGAATGCATATGGGCTATAATGACGAAAGGAAATTTCCAGATTTCAGTTTCATTACAGCCGAAGGGCCCGTTACCAGTTTTATAGATTGtgttattatttcacattttcatcttGATCATTGTGGTGCACTACCTTACCTTACTGAAATGATAGGATATACAGGTCCTATATATATGACGCATCCCACAAAAGCCATTGCTCCTATATTGCTTGAAGATATGAGAAAAGTGGCAGTGGAGAAAAAAGGTGAAAGTAACTTTTTTACTTCACAGATGATTAAAGATTGTATGAAGAAAGTAATAGCAGTAACTTTGCATCAGTCAGTGATGGTAGATAGTCAGTTAGAAATAAAAGCATATTATGCAGGTCATGTTTTAGGGGCAGCAATGTTTTCAATTAAAGTTGGCTCTCAGTCAGTTGTTTATACTGGTGATTACAACATGACACCGGATAGACATTTAGGAGCTGCTTGGATTGATAAATGTAGACCTGATTTACTAATAACTGAATCCACTTATGCTACTACTATAAGAGATTCTAAGCGATGTAGAGAAAGGGACTTTTTGAAAAAGGTTCACGAATGCATTGATAGAGGTGGTAAAGTATTGATACCAGTTTTTGCTCTTGGTCGTGCAcaagaattatgtattttattagaaacatACTGGGAACGtatgaacttaaaaatacctgTTTATTTTGCTGTAGGGTTAACAGAAAaggcaaataattattataaaatgtttattacatggACAAATCAAAAGATTAGGAAGACATTTGTTCAAAGAAACATGTTTGATTTTAAACACATAAAGCCATTTGATAAATCATACATCGATAACCCCGGTGCAATGGTTGTTTTTGCAACTCCAGGTATGTTACATGCAGGACTTTCATTACAGATATTCAAAAAATGGGCACCTAATGAGAACAATATGGTTATTATGCCCGGATTTTGCGTTGTTGGTACTGTTGGTCATAAAGTTTTAAGTGGtgctaaaaaaattgaatttgaaaatagaCAGATGGTTGAAGTTAAAATGTCTGTACAATATATGTCATTTTCTGCTCATGCTGATGCAAAAGGAATTATGCAACTAATTCAATATTGTGAACCAAAAAATGTAATGCTTGTACATGGTGAGGCACCTAAGATGGAATTCCTgaaagaaaagataagaaaagaatttaatataaattgtttcatGCCTGCAAATGGACAGACAGTTGCAATTGATACACCATATCATATTTCTATTGATGTATCATTGCCCCTTTTGAAAGCAGAATCTGTAAAATACAATTCTCAACCTCCAGATCCAAAAAAACCAAGAGTAATTCATGGTGTTTTAGTTGTGAAGGATTCATCTATGTGTCTGATGGATGTAGAAGATGCATGTAAAGAAGCTGGAATAAATAGACATATTATAAG atTTACATCAACTGTACGTTTGGATGATCCAGGACCTGCTTCACAGactactgaaaaattacaaacacttttcaatgaaaaattacagaattttaatatacaaattactgATGGTTCAATATCAATAGAGTCAGTTTTAGTGAAAGTTGAAGGTGGAGAAgatgaacagaaaaatgtttatgtatcATGGACAAATCAGGATGAAGAACTAGGTTCTGTTATTTTAGAAATCCTGCAGAATATGGGAGATtcaatatga